From Cucumis melo cultivar AY chromosome 1, USDA_Cmelo_AY_1.0, whole genome shotgun sequence, a single genomic window includes:
- the LOC103501278 gene encoding pectinesterase QRT1 codes for MRNFLCFLCNNNKNNNNNGGFFPSIIIVLSFLLLCVVSGESSGRGRGGGVISWDDLRVDVWLRQRMSSGEGLGRNGTRIIVVDKNCSGDSTTVQGAVDMVPHNNKQRVKIYILPGIYREKLYIPITKPYISLIGNKNRVTETVITWNDKASDKNINGVELGTYKTATVAIDSDYFCATGITFENTNVAKPGDKGRQGVALRITGDKAVFYRVKFLGGQDTLLDDLGTHYFYQCHIRGSVDFIFGTARSLYEQCVITSTAESYGAIAAHHRASPDDDTGFSFVRCVINGSGKVYLGRAWGNYSRTIYSNCYIEDVINPLGWSDWNDPSRQRTVVFGQYNCRGSGANTKDWVPWAKTFSYEEVRPFVDRKYIKGEQWLNL; via the exons ATGAGGAACTTCTTGTGTTTCCTATGtaacaataataagaataaCAACAATAATGGAGGGTTTTTCCCTTCCATCATTATTGTTCTGAGTTTCCTTCTGTTGTGTGTGGTCTCTGGAGAGAGCAGCGGTAGGGGTCGTGGTGGCGGTGTGATCAGTTGGGATGATTTGCGTGTGGATGTTTGGCTGCGGCAGAGGATGAGCTCCGGCGAGGGGTTGGGAAGGAATGGGACTAGAATAATTGTGGTGGATAAAAATTGCTCCGGCGACTCCACCACGGTGCAAGGGGCGGTGGATATGGTTCCTCATAATAACAAACAGAGAGTTAAGATTTACATTCTTCCTGGCATTTACAG AGAGAAGCTATACATACCCATCACAAAGCCATATATTTCCTTGATCGGAAACAAGAATAGAGTTACAGAAACTGTTATTACATGGAACGACAAAGCATCAGACAAAAATATCAACGGAGTCGAGCTCGGGACGTATAAAACAGCAACAGTTGCAATCGATTCGGATTACTTTTGTGCCACAGGAATCACATTTGAG AATACAAATGTGGCAAAGCCAGGAGATAAAGGAAGACAAGGTGTAGCATTGAGAATAACAGGAGATAAAGCAGTGTTTTATAGAGTGAAATTCTTGGGAGGACAAGATACACTTCTCGATGATTTGGGCACACATTATTTCTATCAATGTCACATTCGAGGAAGTGTTGACTTCATTTTTGGTACTGCTAGATCACTCTATGAG CAATGTGTAATAACTTCTACAGCAGAGAGCTATGGAGCAATAGCAGCGCATCATCGAGCCTCACCAGACGATGACACCGGTTTCTCCTTCGTCCGCTGTGTAATTAATGGAAGTGGCAAAGTATACCTGGGAAGAGCGTGGGGGAACTACTCAAGAACAATATATTCTAACTGTTACATTGAAGATGTAATCAATCCATTAGGATGGAGTGACTGGAATGACCCTTCAAGACAAAG GACAGTAGTTTTTGGGCAATATAATTGCAGGGGCAGTGGAGCTAACACTAAAGATTGGGTGCCATGGGCAAAGACTTTCAGCTACGAGGAAGTGAGACCTTTTGTAGATAGAAAATACATCAAAGGAGAACAGTGGCTTAACTTATGA
- the LOC103501233 gene encoding uncharacterized protein LOC103501233 isoform X1, with protein MMGHGNCFVEWKEQFVSQERGNRVVHYFLKDSAGESILAVVGTERSVRHMFYVVADEFLQAHGKESSVHAGFKWRSRREVVDWLTSMLSKQHSSGDHSEPGKFDAIQTLGSLQFSQSGVGVPQSDVPDDKVRPSRNSKGLASDIVWSGAAWTCGKRLKHYPSFSRNGTSIMVHSFVYVMAKGENHYLAYLEDMYEDKRCQKKVKVRWFHHSQEVKGVITLRNSHPKEVFITPYVQAISVECVDGSATVLNREHYEKCMNAFPHDSLSKVHLCYRQFKSNRLKPFDLSKLRGYFDQPVFSCLCLNGLSKSEHMFDNLTGEDDEDLDPKNNVRPKVKRIRNAKGCGTFEFENAKVRKSGSRRHMLTHKSCQKHSYSFLGSGFLSHKHVLNDNDPMYEVNEKIELLCQDSGIRGCWFRCTVLHASPKQIRVQYDDLQDEDGYGNLEEWVPACKVALPDKLGMRHPHRLITRPAPQEQIELTLDIGVAVDAWWSDGWWEGVVTGLDDSGKDNVDVYFPGESLLLNVHKTNLRISRDWFEGRWINVEARPSILSTICDINRTDDKHSKSVAHVKSNSLAMPCIDVNAGTDFSQMKEETLEETAIASLEKLREANDEQKQVSSEEDEQSEDDMADTKNTTHNMKNNNGESDDNTSSGSEDDNDDNSNGVKSEMDSMETSEQNCREEEAEDMDMDMEGVDE; from the exons ATGATGGGACATGGTAACTGTTTTGTGGAGTGGAAGGAGCAATTTGTATCCCAAGAACGAGGAAACCGCGTggttcattattttttaaaggATTCTGCTGGAGAGTCTATTCTTGCTGTTGTGGGGACTGAGAGGAGCGTCAGACACATGTTTTATGTTGTTGCCGATGAGTTCTTGCAAGCTCATGGGAAGGAAAGTTCTGTCCATGCTGGTTTCAAATGGAGATCGAGGAGGGAGGTTGTGGACTGGCTTACTTCCATGTTATCCAAGCAGCATTCTTCTGGGGATCATTCTG AACCTGGTAAATTTGATGCAATACAAACACTGGGGTCTCTTCAATTTTCACAAAGTGGAGTAGGTGTCCCGCAATCTGATGTACCAGATGATAAG GTTCGCCCATCAAGGAATTCCAAGGGACTTGCATCAGATATTGTATGGTCCGGTGCTGCATGGACTTGTGGTAAACGACTCAAGCATTACCCATCATTTAGCAGGAATGGAACTTCAATCATG GTACATTCCTTTGTTTATGTCATGGCTAAGGGAGAAAACCACTATCTTGCTTACCTGGAAGACATGTACGAAGATAAGAGGTGCCAGAAAAAGGTGAAAGTGAGGTGGTTTCATCATAGTCAGGAGGTGAAAGGCGTGATCACATTACGAAATTCTCACCCGAAAGAGGTTTTCATCACACCATATGTGCAGGCCATTAGTGTTGAGTGTGTTGATGGTTCTGCGACAGTCTTAAATCGTGAACATTACGAAAAATGTATGAATGCCTTTCCTCATGATTCACTTTCCAAAGTTCATCTTTGCTATAGGCAGTTCAAAAGCAACCGGTTAAAACCCTTTGACCTGAGTAAATTGCGTGGCTATTTTGATCAGCCAGTCTTCTCTTGTTTGTGTCTCAATGGATTATCAAAATCTGAGCACATGTTTGATAACTTGACGGGGGAAGATGATGAAGATTTGGACCCAAAAAATAATGTTAGACCAAAAGTTAAAAGGATCAGAAATGCTAAAGGATGTGGGACATTTGAGTTTGAAAATGCAAAAGTTAGAAAATCTGGTAGTCGTCGACATATGCTGACTCATAAATCTTGTCAGAAGCATAGTTACAGCTTTTTAGGCAGTGGGTTCCTTTCACATAAACATGTTTTGAATGATAATGACCCAATGTATGAGGTCAATGAGAAGATAGAATTACTGTGTCAAGATAGTGGCATTCGAGGCTGCTGGTTCAGGTGTACAGTCTTGCATGCATCACCAAAACAAATTAGAGTACAATATGATGATTTGCAAGATGAGGATGGCTATGGCAACCTTGAG GAATGGGTTCCTGCTTGTAAAGTTGCTCTACCTGATAAGCTCGGCATGAGGCACCCTCATCGCCTAATTACAAGGCCAGCCCCACAAGAGCAAATCGAGCTAACCCTTGATATTGGTGTTGCGGTCGATGCGTGGTGGAGTGATGGCTGGTGGGAAGGGGTCGTTACTGGCCTAGATGATTCAGGCAAGGATAACGTGGATGTTTACTTTCCAG GTGAAAGCTTATTATTGAACGTACACAAGACCAATCTTCGAATATCTAGAGATTGGTTTGAGGGCCGCTGGATTAATGTCGAGGCAAGACCATCTATACTTTCAACAATATGTGACATTAACAGAACAGATGATAAACATTCCAAGTCTGTTGCTCATGTCAAATCCAACAGTTTAGCTATGCCATGCATCGACGTTAATGCCGGGACTGATTTTAGTCAGATGAAGGAGGAAACACTCGAGGAAACTGCAATAGCTAGTCTTGAAAAGCTTCGTGAAGCAAACGATGAGCAGAAGCAAGTGTCATCAGAAGAAGATGAGCAGAGTGAGGATGATATGGCTGACACCAAAAACACGACTCATAATATGAAGAACAATAATGGGGAAAGTGATGATAATACTAGTAGTGGTAGTGAGGATGATAATGATGATAATAGCAATGGTGTGAAATCAGAAATGGATTCCATGGAAACTTCTGAACAGAACTGTAGAGAGGAAGAAGCAGAGGATATGGATATGGATATGGAAGGTGTAGATGAATAG
- the LOC103501233 gene encoding uncharacterized protein LOC103501233 isoform X2, with protein MYQMIRNSKGLASDIVWSGAAWTCGKRLKHYPSFSRNGTSIMVHSFVYVMAKGENHYLAYLEDMYEDKRCQKKVKVRWFHHSQEVKGVITLRNSHPKEVFITPYVQAISVECVDGSATVLNREHYEKCMNAFPHDSLSKVHLCYRQFKSNRLKPFDLSKLRGYFDQPVFSCLCLNGLSKSEHMFDNLTGEDDEDLDPKNNVRPKVKRIRNAKGCGTFEFENAKVRKSGSRRHMLTHKSCQKHSYSFLGSGFLSHKHVLNDNDPMYEVNEKIELLCQDSGIRGCWFRCTVLHASPKQIRVQYDDLQDEDGYGNLEEWVPACKVALPDKLGMRHPHRLITRPAPQEQIELTLDIGVAVDAWWSDGWWEGVVTGLDDSGKDNVDVYFPGESLLLNVHKTNLRISRDWFEGRWINVEARPSILSTICDINRTDDKHSKSVAHVKSNSLAMPCIDVNAGTDFSQMKEETLEETAIASLEKLREANDEQKQVSSEEDEQSEDDMADTKNTTHNMKNNNGESDDNTSSGSEDDNDDNSNGVKSEMDSMETSEQNCREEEAEDMDMDMEGVDE; from the exons ATGTACCAGATGATAAG GAATTCCAAGGGACTTGCATCAGATATTGTATGGTCCGGTGCTGCATGGACTTGTGGTAAACGACTCAAGCATTACCCATCATTTAGCAGGAATGGAACTTCAATCATG GTACATTCCTTTGTTTATGTCATGGCTAAGGGAGAAAACCACTATCTTGCTTACCTGGAAGACATGTACGAAGATAAGAGGTGCCAGAAAAAGGTGAAAGTGAGGTGGTTTCATCATAGTCAGGAGGTGAAAGGCGTGATCACATTACGAAATTCTCACCCGAAAGAGGTTTTCATCACACCATATGTGCAGGCCATTAGTGTTGAGTGTGTTGATGGTTCTGCGACAGTCTTAAATCGTGAACATTACGAAAAATGTATGAATGCCTTTCCTCATGATTCACTTTCCAAAGTTCATCTTTGCTATAGGCAGTTCAAAAGCAACCGGTTAAAACCCTTTGACCTGAGTAAATTGCGTGGCTATTTTGATCAGCCAGTCTTCTCTTGTTTGTGTCTCAATGGATTATCAAAATCTGAGCACATGTTTGATAACTTGACGGGGGAAGATGATGAAGATTTGGACCCAAAAAATAATGTTAGACCAAAAGTTAAAAGGATCAGAAATGCTAAAGGATGTGGGACATTTGAGTTTGAAAATGCAAAAGTTAGAAAATCTGGTAGTCGTCGACATATGCTGACTCATAAATCTTGTCAGAAGCATAGTTACAGCTTTTTAGGCAGTGGGTTCCTTTCACATAAACATGTTTTGAATGATAATGACCCAATGTATGAGGTCAATGAGAAGATAGAATTACTGTGTCAAGATAGTGGCATTCGAGGCTGCTGGTTCAGGTGTACAGTCTTGCATGCATCACCAAAACAAATTAGAGTACAATATGATGATTTGCAAGATGAGGATGGCTATGGCAACCTTGAG GAATGGGTTCCTGCTTGTAAAGTTGCTCTACCTGATAAGCTCGGCATGAGGCACCCTCATCGCCTAATTACAAGGCCAGCCCCACAAGAGCAAATCGAGCTAACCCTTGATATTGGTGTTGCGGTCGATGCGTGGTGGAGTGATGGCTGGTGGGAAGGGGTCGTTACTGGCCTAGATGATTCAGGCAAGGATAACGTGGATGTTTACTTTCCAG GTGAAAGCTTATTATTGAACGTACACAAGACCAATCTTCGAATATCTAGAGATTGGTTTGAGGGCCGCTGGATTAATGTCGAGGCAAGACCATCTATACTTTCAACAATATGTGACATTAACAGAACAGATGATAAACATTCCAAGTCTGTTGCTCATGTCAAATCCAACAGTTTAGCTATGCCATGCATCGACGTTAATGCCGGGACTGATTTTAGTCAGATGAAGGAGGAAACACTCGAGGAAACTGCAATAGCTAGTCTTGAAAAGCTTCGTGAAGCAAACGATGAGCAGAAGCAAGTGTCATCAGAAGAAGATGAGCAGAGTGAGGATGATATGGCTGACACCAAAAACACGACTCATAATATGAAGAACAATAATGGGGAAAGTGATGATAATACTAGTAGTGGTAGTGAGGATGATAATGATGATAATAGCAATGGTGTGAAATCAGAAATGGATTCCATGGAAACTTCTGAACAGAACTGTAGAGAGGAAGAAGCAGAGGATATGGATATGGATATGGAAGGTGTAGATGAATAG